From Equus przewalskii isolate Varuska chromosome 2, EquPr2, whole genome shotgun sequence:
ACAGGATGGCACGTGTCTTGTTCCTGGGAAGTGGGGGCAGCAGGCGGAATTAGGACAGCTGCCCAGCTGCAGTTCTTGGGCAGGTGCTGGTGCAGAGCTGCCTCCCCACCTGGGGGGATCTGCTCCTGACTTGGGTGTGCTCTGGCAGACCAAGTGTAGGAGAAGGGTCAGTGCAGCCGGTACACACAGAATGTGATGCCAAACGGGATTTGTTTTCTACTTCCCAATATAGTTTTTGCTAATTTTAGCCCAACAAAAGCAGCTTTGCTGCTACCTCGCGGTTTGGGGAGTTCTTGGCACCTCTgtgcctgcctctcccaggcTGTCCCTGCTCCACTGTGGGGCTGAGCTATGGGACCAGGAGTCGCAGGTCCGTCCTCTTGGGAGGCCTCTGGTCCCCACGTGCTTCCAGGCTGTTTGGAACACCCCGTGAATGTGCTACCTGAGaggtttgtttttctgattttcattccttttatacAGAAGTAACACTTGTCCCTAAAAACAGTGCTGTTCACACTTCCGGGCAGGCTCACAGGTTCTGTGTTCTCTAGCAAGTGATGTGTGTGCAACACTGCTTCCCTTTTGTCGTGTGTGTCTCTGCAGGATCCAGCGTGTTCTTAAGTTCTGTTTGGGGACATAGCCATTTAACTAACATGAAACTGCTGTGAAGGGTCCTCATGGAGGCAGGAGTGAGCCCATCCTGCCTCCTCTGGTGGCTGGTACATGTGGTTCTTGGGTTTGTGTTTTTAATGAGGCCTTATAAGGCTGATGGCATTGACACTAAATGCTGGAGGTTTTGTTACAACAGATTATCAATGACACGAGGAAGCCGTGTACCACCTCACAGTGGCTGAAGAGTGGACGTCATGGCCGCCCTGTGTGGTCTGGGTGTTGGGTGGCAGCAACTTACATGCTCCTTGAATCCCAGACCTTGCCAGGCCACAAGCCTTGGTTGGGGATCTGAAGTGAAGGTAGAAACATTGCCACTATGTGATAATCCTAAAGTTTGAACTAAAAACTTGAATTGTCCCCGAGATGCGGTGGGGAGGCCCGTTCCTATGTTGAGGAGCCACCCATCCACAGGGTGCAGTTTGGGGGAGCAGGTGCCCAAGAGGCTCCAGCTGCACAGGGGGGAGCTTCCTCGACACCTCCCCTGCTTCTCGAAAGATGCACATAGCTGAGGGAACCCCAGGGTGGGCAAGGGTCTGAGTGGATTCTTGAAgccagcagagaagagaggagggctgCTGACCACGGCTCTGACCTCCTGGGCAGGGCTGTCCTGTATGGATCTGGGATCGAGAGGCTGCCCAGGGCACGTGGCCCTGCTAACCTTGACGCTTTGCTCTGCCCTCAGAATGAGAGCCAGGGGACTTGGAGAAGCCCCATTCCTTGCCTGGGATGTGGATGGTGTGGACGGCTGTGGTGGCCAGCTGTGCCCATCCAGGGGAGCGCGTGCCTGAGCACCATGGGCTGAGGGCCTGTTCCTCAGTATCACCCCACACAGCTGCGACTGGACCTGCCCTGACCTGAGGTGGCCCTAGCACCTGGGCGGGCACATCTCTGGAGTGCGTGGGGGGAGGATGCTTGGACATTTCTGAGCCTGGATGCCTTTGAGAATCTTCCCCCCCCAGAGGGACTTGAGTCCCCACTGAAGAAGTCTTACTTTGTGTCTTACGTTTCAGTTTGGAAGTAAAATCGGATTACAGGATTCAGAGAGCTCAGGTTCCCTGCGGCGAGGCCCACCCTTGGGGAGCCTGGACAGCGCAGGACTGGAGTTCACGTCTGAGGCTAAGCCAGAAAGTGGGAAACCTGGCTTAGGCATGGCCACGTTTGAGGACAGAGGAGATGCTGATACCGACCATGATGACCTTGGGTCCGTTCAGGCAGCGGCAGAAGCAGCTCGGGCACGGGCGTCCTGTTAGTGAAGCGTGAGCGGCATCTGGTCAGAGCAGGGCCTGAGCGAGCTGCCTGGAGCCCTGACCCCCATGGTGGGTGTGAGGGGGCCCTGTGTCCCCCAGCCTCTGGGTGTCCACCTTGGAGCTGAGCTGCACCCCTAGAGCCCTCAGCTGGGCAGACCCACTGGTCCTTGGGTCACATGAGGGTCGGCAGTGTCCCCATGACAGTGAAGGTTCTGACCTCCTGTGGTTGCTAGGAGAGAACACAGGGCCCCCAGGTGGTGGGGCtgctctcctgcccccacccactgGTGTTGTGGGGCCGCCGGCCCTGAAGCCCCTTTTTGACCAGGTGCCACCTGACCAGGGCCGGGAGCTGGCACCACCCCTGGCCTCCTTGACCCTCGCCCTCAGGAGTTCTGTCTCCCCCGGGAGACCCTGCTTCTGTTCTTAGTGCTCCGTGTTTGTCTTTTCTTACCTGGTTTGTCTTTCCTTGAGTTTGTGACGTTTGCAGGGAAACAAGGCTTGAGCTATGCTTACCTCCAACCCTTGGGAAGCTCTCCTGTCCAGCCAGGATTGAagaggggtgaggggctggggcagggtgtCCACAGCAGGGGCCTAGAGGAGGCCCTGGTTAAAGAGGCAGATGGAAGACTGCTGGCCGGGTGCAGAGCCTCAGGGTGGCTCAGTGAGGATATGGGGTGTGGGGGCCCCACTGTTAAATCCAGGGCCTTTGCGAGGGAGCATCTGAGCCCTTTTTCAGATCTCTGCCACCACATTCCCCCTGCTCTGGAAACAGCTCATCCATCTCCTCGCTTGTGTGCTTGCCTTTGGCTTAAACCTCTGTGTTCCCTCCATCTCTTTCACGGAAACATCTCTGCCTTGAGCCGAGGCTCCCACAGGTGGGCTCCATGAGCACGGGCCTTGCTTTGTGCCAGTCCCCAACcccctgcccaccttccctgGCCCTCCTCGTCCACAGGAACCAGAGCAGCGTTTGTCACCTTGCCAGCTCAGGGTCCATCTGCCAGAGCGATTCCCTCCACACAGCTGGCCCCGATTTGCCTGTCCcatggaggagcaggaaggacaCCCTGCGTGGGTGGCCGTGGGATGGCAAGTTGTGCCCCCAGTCGATGGGAACGGGGTACCACATGGTACCGAGGACTCTGAGGGCCCTTCAGTGGATCTGGAAGTAGATGCTCATGAGGTGGACTGTTGACGTTCAGGTTCTCTCTGGGAAGTCACTTTAGAGATGAAAGAACGTCAGCTAAACCTTTGTTTCATGCGCTGAGGATACACGCAGAGGACGAAGTTGTGGTTGAGGTCAAACCTGATGTCCGAACTGCTACCTTGAATTAGAACTAGTGCCTCAACTCTCAGGGAAAGGGCAGATATTCAGAGTGACAGATGCTGCAGAGTATGTGGGCCCTCGGTGCCGCTGTCCTGCAGCCTGGGCGTGGGCGTAGACACAGTGGCCTGTGGATGGGGCTGCTCCCAGGTCTCCGGGCTCATGGCAGGCCTTGGGGCACATGGACTTATGAACTCTCAatatttgcctttgtttttcaaCTTGAAGACAAGTCTGTGActgctctgtttcttttctttctcttttctttaaggaCAGTCCCTGAAGAATCCTATCCTGAATCTGAGCACTTCCCCTTGGGTTTCCATTTCGCTGTCTCACTGGTGTTTATGTAGCAGTTTTTAAAGAGCGTGTGCTCTTCACTGACAGGGTCTCAATTGTTTGAAAGTTTGAAACCCTGAGCGTTTCAAGATAATCCTCTGTCCCTCCTGTGGCATGACACAACATCCTGGTCTTTCCCAGACCCTCCTACCCTCAAGGTGCCCTCCAGTCTGCACTGGCCTCGCAGCTGGGGGGAGGGTCCACACTGTCACTCGCCTGTTCCAGGTGAGAGCAGTGGAGATGCGCCCTCTCTGAAGACCgaagggaggggccaggagggccGTCACACCAGGTGCGAGCTGGGCCGTGCATGGCTGCCACCCAGGTCAGGGCCACATTTGCTCTGCAAACTAATGGGGGCTGGCGGCACTCGGCATCAGACACCCCTCCCCCCGTCGCTCTCAGCGGGTAGGAATCTCACTTGGGATCTGGATCCAGCCACTAGAACCAAACAGCATCCCTGTCTTGGCTTTCCGGAAGCATCGGGTTCGCTGGGTGGCAAAGCTTCCTTGGGAGTCTCCCCTCACCGAGGGCAGGGCCCTTCTGGTCACCCAGCTGCTGAGCAGGGAGCCAGGTGACGTGGAAGCCAGGCTGGGAGCCCTCATGCTGCACTGTCCACCTACACCCGCTGGCCTCGGGGCCTCTGTCCCACTTGGGCTCCTGTACCACTTTTCCCAGCCTGGTTGAGGGAGTTCATTTCTTGCAAGTGTGTGAACAGCAGGTGAGGCTCTAGCCTGCTCTCCTGACCTTTGGGGTGGCTTCCTGCCTTTGTCTGTCAGCTGGCCCTTTACTGAACATGGTTAACCAGGCCAGTTGCTGCATCCAGGCCTGTGGTTGCCATCAGCCACAAGAGCAcctgtgtgtggtgggggcagTTGGTTCTAGAAATGTAACAAGTCCTTCTCTCCTGCCAGGGGCCCCCTGGGAGGGCCCTTGTCCGCAGCCAGCTCCCTGTGCAGCTGTGGCCTCGCAGGCACCTGCTGGTCCACCAGGCTCTGTCTTTGCTGTTTTGCCGTGCATGGGTCCAGAGCTGAGTGCCTTCGGCACCGGAGGGCGTCGTTAAGAGCCATACTCAGCCAGGAAACATCGTGAAATACTTCATTCTCTTCTGACAGAATGCTTCTGAGCTCTGCAGCTGCTAACACTGCTTTCTCCTTCCCTGACTCCTTCCCTCCCATGCTCCTGGGTCTTCTGGGTCTTCCTTCAGAAGCCGGCCCTCACCTTGTGTGTGTCTCCTCCACAAAGGAAGTGATGCCCTCCCTTTGGCCCAGCTTTGAATCTAATAAAGATTTGTCTTGGTGGCAGACAACTCTTCGCATCTCAAGCCTTATTCTGATCCTTCACATCCTGATGCCCACTTTCCTGTCCCTGTGTGGTTTGAGAAGGGATTCAGGGGGAACTTTGGGTCCTTGTGAATTGAATTGGCTGGTGGGTTTGTGGTTTCCCTGTCAAGAGCTCCTGGCACACACACCTCCTGTACGTGATCCTGCCTGGCACAGCCTGCACCTTGTGTCTCTGGTATTTGCCAGAAGATAGTCCAGAAAGACCACTGAACTACCTCCCTGCTACATGTGAGGATTTGGGTTTGATCTCTAGACTAggcttttctctttaaattacaTAATCTTAGTTTCATTTCTTACCTCATCTACATAAATAATTGAGGGGTGAGTAGGAGGAAGGGGCTTTATGAGGACTGGGCAGGACTGTTGCAGACCCTGATCTGAAGTATGCCCTGAGCACCTGGTGCCCATCTCTCCTTGAGCCACAGCTTCACCCGAAGCTGAACTCGTCAGGGTGGCAGGTCACAGAGGACGCTGCAGCCTCTGTCATCTCTGTTCTGCCCATGGACTGTGGGGACCAGACCACAGGCTGCCCCTGAGCGCTTGAGCCTCATTTCTTTCCACTGGACTTTGATCTTGAGCATTTGAAGGACCAAATTCTAGAAGGACAGACCTAGATGTACCAAGCAGCTCTCGAGGCAGCAGAGGGCGACAGGCCCACCCAGAATGTGGACGGTGGATGGAGGTAGTTTTCACCACACTTAGCTAAAAACACCCCACAGCTAACAGTCaggtgtcttcttttttttttcctttggtgaggaagattgtccctgagctaacatctgttgccagccttcctttattttgtacatgggtcgcTGCTACAGcatgcatggcttgatgagcaatgtgtaggtccgtgcctgggatccaaacctgcgaaccccgggtcaAATaaacctaactgctatgccactgggccggcccctcaggtgTCTTCTTAGGTTAAAATTCTTAGGTGGacaacttaaatatatattctgAAAGCCGTTTCCACCATCCAGGGAGGTAGGAAATGTGTTTTGAGTAATACaagcttatttaaataaattgtcaTAACTCAAAGTCTAGGAAAGACATTAAATTCCTAAATCAGCTAATCTATGTCTCTAAAGTAGAATTAACAAGATTCTTGGCCCCAGCTGTCCAGAATGACCTTCAGAGACCATGGGCCTTGTCTCCAGCACCTCCGTCTCTGTCTcttgcggggtggggggggcggtgaACTCTCTCCCTTGGGGCCCCATTGGGCTAGGTGGAGGTGTGGCCCTATCTGGAGGGTCCCAGAGCAGGCGCTTCCAGCCTGGAGGGGTCACCTACTCTGCACAGACCTTGACTGAGGGGCTGGTGAGTCCCCTGAGCTCTGAGGGACACTGAACCCTTTCAGGCTCCGGGCCTGGGCCCCCTTCCCTGTCCCTTTTCAGCTAACCCGGCTTCTTCCTCCTGGACCCCCTTCTTGCTGCTGGAGTTCCCTTCCTTTGGTGGGTTTCTGGGTTTTCCTCCTGCTGTGAGTGAGCTGGACTTCGGATTGGGTTTCCAGGTGAGCCTTGTCTGCTGAAGGGCTCAGCTCAGCATGAGTAGTTGCAAAGATGCTGCAGGACGAATGAAAAGGGCAGGCAGGGGGTTGAAGAAACAGAACGTGAGGGGGTGGCAGACACTAGGTCTCTGCCTTCCGGAAAGGGTTGGATCTGAGGGCTGCAGGCCGAGGTGGGCACGTCCAGATGCTGGGCTTGGGGCAAGTCCCCCGCACCTGATGTGTCTTCTGTGGGACCCGGGGACTGTAGCACAGCCTGCCCCCCAGAACTGCCCCTTCTTGCCAGGGTGCTCCTgccggggagggggcagggtggcTCTGCCTGTGCAGGCACCCGGCTGGCACTGAGCTGGCTGAGGTGCAGGCACTTCTGGGTTTAATAACCAACGGCTGTCTGAAGTTCCTTAACTCTGGTGCTTAGCTACACGCAGAACGGCATTTTGCACATGTTGGACAGAAATAAGAGAATCAAGCCCCGGCCAGAAAGGTTCCAGAACTGCAGAGATCTGTTTGATCTTATCCTCACCTGTGAAGAGAGGGTGTATGACCAGGTGGTGGAAGGTAAGAGCGCAGACGTGGGATCTGCCGCACACCTGTGCTGGGCGAGATGCGGGGCCCTCTGGTCGCCATGGCCTTGCGGCCTCTCTCATCTCAGCTGGACGCACAGCCGCTGTCCTCGGTTCTCCCTTTGCATTGCCCAGCCCACAGCTagcaaaggatttttttttttttttttgaggaaggttagccctgagctaacatctgccgccaatcctcctctttttgctgaggaagactggccctgagctaacttccatacccatcttcctctgctttacatgtaggatgcctaccacagcatggcctgacaagcagtgccgtgtatgcacccaggatccaaacctgcgaactctgggtcgccgaagcagaatgtgcgaatttaaccgctgcaccaccggctggccccagatttttttaaagattggcacctgagctaacatctgttgccaatcttcttttttttttttattcttctccccaagcccccgagtacctagttgtatattctagttgtgagtgcctgtgcttgtgctgtgtgggacactgcctcagcatggcctgatgagtggtgccatgtcgacacccagggtccaaaccagcaaaaccctgggcctccaaagctgggtgcacaaacttaaccactcggccacagggtggcCCCTAGCAAAAGATTTTTGAAGCATCTGTGGGCTCCTCTGGGCAGGGGAAAGTGGGCAGGGCTGTAGCGAGGTGGACGGAGGGCCTGGCCCCTAGGCTGCGGCCCAGCTGTGGAGATTGTGGCCTTCTGGCTGATCATGTTCATCAGAGCAAAGCCACTTGTGTGCTGGCCAACAGCACCCTACAGGTTTCATGGAGGAGCTGGGCCCTGCCTTTCAGGTGTGAAAGTGCTGTGGGATGCTTTACCGCAGGATGGGCTGGATGTTTGAGGGTGAGGCAGGCAGCCTGGTGTTGAGGTTGGTGATCACATTTCCTCGAGTCACAGATATACTGGGGGCGAGGCTCCTCCAGCGGGGCGGGTACTCGGGCCCGGTCTGATGCTTCCTCCTCAATTGAATTCCCCAAAGGCCAGGGGCAAGAAGAGCGGGTGAGGCACTCACCCTCCTGTGCCCTGGCTCTGAGGCCTCTGGCCCCCGTGTCCTTTTGTCCTGGTTAGATCTGAATTCCAGAGAGCAGGAGACCTGCCAGCCGGTGCACGTGATCAACGTGGACATCCAGGACAACCATGAAGAGGCCACCCTGGGGGCGTTCCTCATCTGTGAGCTCTGCCAGTGTGTGAGTAGCCAGTGCTCCTGCTCCTGTcccctgctctgggctgggccaggggtgCGTGAGAAACCCTGGGAGCCTTTATGTGCTCTGGGTCAAGAGTCCAGGTCTGCCTGGCCTGGGGCCCCAAGCAGCAGTCCCTGCCAGAGGGAGATGACTATGACCATCCCCTCCACACAAGGGTTTCACCATGAAAGTGACTGTCACACAATTTGATTCTCGTTCAgttcattttcaaatgttaaaactCAAGTAAATGCAGAGGTGTCCACAAGTCTGAGAACCGACTAAAGCACCTTGTGCTTTTTGTTAAGTTGATGGAAGGGGTGCAGGAATCTGTTCAACATCTGGCTTTCATCAAGATGGCCATGTCTGTCCACCAAGAGCTTACAGGACACAGGCCCCTGCCAAAACCCCAGAAATGTCTAACGGAGCCTGGGGCCTCAGAGACAGATTCAAAGGGCTCGTGGGcactctgccttctcctcttcacCCTCAGGACTGGTTGTTGCAGATATCTGGCCCTCCCCACATGGCCCTGGGCATCCTCCCTTGTGAGAAAACCCCATGGGCTCGTGCAGCCACTGTGCAGCTGTGCTTGGAGCAAAACATGTCCTCTCAGGTGTGACAAAAGGACCTACCCAAGGGGAAACCCACATGCCTTGTCCTGTTTTCTACCCATGGGATCTGTGTTTAGGTCAATTGACTGTGAGTGACAGAACAATGAGGAAAAGAAGTGGCTTAACCAGGAAGTCTGTAGATAGGCAGACGTGGTTTGGTTGTTGTGTGAGGGACCCAGGCCCCTGCTCTCTTATTGCTCCACCCAGCACAGCTTATGTTTCCAACATGAGTCATGGTCCATTGTGGCTGCTGAAGCTCCAGCAATTGTGCCCATGATCCAGCCATCATGCAAGAAAAAGGGCTGAAGGGGAAGACATGCCCTAGAAGTTGCACATGTGACTTCCACTTGGGTCACATTGATGAGAGCCAAGTTATGGAGGGGCCACTCTCCACTTCAGAGAGGCACTGCTTGTAGAACGAGATAGGGGCAGCCAGCAGCCTTGGCGTGGTGTAGCCCATGCCAGGGCAGGTGTGctcaggagccagccctgggccAACCCGGGGCTGTAGCCCCACCTTTTAGGGCAGGGGTTCTCCACCAGGGCGTATCTGCCACATCTGCACACATTTGTGGGTCTCACACCTGCAAAGGACACTAGTGGCAGCTGGTGGGTGGAGGCCACAGATGCTGCTCAACACCCTACAGTGCCCAGGGTCGCCCCCCGCAGAGCACTGGCTGGCTTCACCAGGTGACTTGGGGCAAGTGAATCCCTTCTGTGTCCCGGCTGCTCATTTGCAAAGTGGGGACGGGCCGGGCAGTGAGGGTTCATCCAAGAACAGGCCCTGCTGCAGCCgctctgtgcccagcccccatCCCTGTCGGGTTCCTCCAGGGGAGGGCCACCGCCGCCCTGGGAACCCTGTCCTCaggttccctccctcccctaggCGGGTGGGAATGAGTCCCCACATCACTGGTCAGCACTGGGACAGGCCAGAGGCGGCTTGTGTGCAGTCCTCCCTTCTGGGCACTGGGGCTGGTCGGGGCCTGGGGTCCCCCTGGGTCCCCCGAGTGGTCCAGGCGTCCGTAAGAAGGCACGCAGCTGGGGCAGGAGGCTTGTGTGCTCACGTGTGCCCGCCCAGCTCTGCTCCCGCTCAGGCAGCCTCTCTGTTCTTTCCAGATTCAGCACACGGAGGACATGGAGAACGAGATCGACGAGCTGCTGCAGGAGTTCGAAGAGAAGAGCGGCAGGGCCTTCCTGCACACCGTCTGCTTCTACTGACCTCCCAAAGCCACCTTTCGGAGCCTCCTTCCTTTTGTTAATACTTGTTCCTTCCTCACATTGTTTTTACTTGTAGCTGTTCTGCTGGGACGGTGGTAGTGCCCCATGAACTGTACATATGAAATGAGAAGAGACACGTGAATGCCAGATCAAAAACAATCAAGTTTTCTATCCCACTTGTACTTGTGAGTGGGATATTGattataaagtttttttctttaaccaaaaaagaaagagacgGTTTACAGTGCGTTTCCCCGCTACGTCTGTCTTTCCTTGTGCGTTCCTTCCCCTCGCGCCTGACTGGCTGGAATGTACAAATACCTGAATAAAGCAACGGGCTGCATTTTCTTAGGAAAGAACCTGCAATTGTCCAATAAATAGATGCTGCTGCTGGACGTCCTTGCTTTCTCCTGAGCCCCCACCTGGCCCACCCCTGCCGGCCAGTGCAGGTCCTCTGGAGGGGGCGGAGGTGGGTGCCAGACACACTCCCTCAGGAGCagggggcctggccctgccccgaGCCCCCTTTGGAAAGGGGGGGCTTGGTGACCACAGTCCAGGGCTATGGGTCCAGCCTAGCTGCCAAGCACAACCCCGAGGTCCTCAAACGGCCTTCTCCCTGTGGCACCTGCTCCTGGGGCTGGGATCCGTTGCCCCTGGTGTCATCTGTCCCCCAAGGGGCCTTACTTCCTGGTGACCCCTCCTGGTTTCTGCAGCCGTGGGAAATCTCAGGTCCCTGGTGGGAAAGTAACGGGGGCTCCTGTGCAGGCAGTGTGGTCCATGTCGGTGTTGGCCATTCTGTCCCTGGGATGTGGACGCGGGCTTGGCTCAGGGGctgctccccagggccccagcatCATGGGGCAGCCAGAGCAGGGCCATGGATGCTGGCCTCTGGGCTTCCAGGTTGACCAATCCagatgcctggggctggcccctagggaAGCTGGGGCTCAGCTGGTCCTGCCCCCACTGTGGGACATCTTTTGGCCTTTGCTGGGCTCCGTCCTCAGGCCACATGCCCATGGCTTTGGAGTGACCTCCCTGACAGCTCCTCAGCAGCCCTACAGGCCCCTCCACTAAAAGCAGTAACTTGCTGGAGCGAGGCACTGCCCAGCCTGCCTGCAGCCCCTCACTCCTCGGCCGCAGGGGTCCGGGAGAGGGGCCTTATGCTGGGAAATGGGAGAGGAAGAACCAGGAGCCCCAGGGGCCTCTCCAGGACTGCCCCGTGGGGTCCGGACGTAACCCTCGGTCCAGGGGCGCTGGGAAGGCGACCAGGACCGGAGTGGCCAGACGGGCGAGACCTGGCCCTGCGATCCCCGGGTTGGGGTACGGCGGCGTcgccggggcggggcggccgcggGTGGCGAGGTCCCTCCCGGGAGGCGGGCgcggagggaggaggctggagccGGAGCCGCgcgcagggaggagggaggggggagaggggaggagggccgAGGGCGGAGCGGTGCGCGGCGAGCGCGGCGGCCGGGCGGCCGAGCGACCCCAGGAGCGGCCGCGTTCCCTGACCGCGCCCCGCCCCGTGCCCCCTCCCCGGCCGGCGGCGGTGGGTGCGCAGCAGGCTGACCTCTGCGGAGGCGGCGGGGGCTCAGCatcgggccggggccgggggggCGCCGGGGCCGGGGGGCGGCGCTCCGGCCCGACCCGGCCCCGCCCGATGTCCATGAGCGCGAACACCATGATCTTCATGATTCTGGGGGCGTCGATCGTGATGGTGAGCGGAGGGGCTTCCCGCGCGCCCGCTCCCCTATCCGCTCCCGCCTCCCGCGCCCGCGCACGCCTCCCCCTCCCGGGCCTTGTTTACGGGCCGCGCGGCCTGCGTTCCCCCATGCCCGGCCTGCGCTTCCCCAATCTCCGGCCTGCGCACCCCAAAATCCCGGGTCTGCGcaccccctgcccagcctgggctcCCCTAAACCTCTGGCCCGcgctccccaggccctggcttcCCTTCGCTCGCCCCTCCCCCGGCCTGTGCTCCCCCGTCCCCAGTACGCTATTCTCCCGCCTGGGGACCCCAGCCCGGCCTGCTCCTCGGAGCTGAGCGGTCATGGGCTCTTCCAGGCCATCGCGTGCTTGATGGACATGAACGCGCTGCTGGACCGATTCCACAACTACATCCTCCCGCACCTGCGGGGCGAGGACCGCGTCTGCCACTGCAACTGTGGCCGGTGAGTCCGTGCCCGGCGGGGTACACGCGTGATCACATATGTGCAGCCATGTCAGGGCCCACTGGGGCTCAGGTGAGCCCCATGCAGGCCAGGCATAGGGCCGCACCAGGCCGGTGGGGGCTCCTGAGGCTGGCACCAGGCTCAGTGGGGGAAGGACTGTCCAGCTTCCACTTGGGTTCTGGGAGCGAGAAACATGCCTGAGTCAGTTAGGACCCCCTTCCCAAAATGCCTTTAGAGAAAGAGCCCATCAGGGTGATGGGCAGAATGGGCCCCGGGCCTCCTGGAGACCAGGAGagcagcagcccagcccagcagcccaggAGGGATCCTGTGCGTGGCTGTGCTCAGAGTACACCATCCTCTCCCTGGGTCCGGACAGTGTCCATGAACTTTCCTGGGATCCAGGTACCGGGATGTGCAGAAGGTCAAAGTGAGCCTCGCCCAACCCCCTCATGGTACAGAGGAAGAACTGAGGCAAGGGGGGGGTggagcttgctcaaggtcactcagagAATAAGAGGAGAACCCAGGCCCCCTACGCCCACTGTGTGATCCCCCCATTCTGTGCACATGCAGTGATGGAGTCTTTCTGGCCATGCATGTTTGTACGTCCATGTACGAAATAAACATCTTCTCATGAGACGCGCATGTGTGTACCGTCTgtgcatatacatgtgtgtacacatagcGCACGCGCAGGTTCGCATGCACACCCTCATCCCCACAGGACGCCCTCATGCTGGGACCAGTGAGAAGATAG
This genomic window contains:
- the SSU72 gene encoding RNA polymerase II subunit A C-terminal domain phosphatase SSU72, encoding MPSSPLRVAVVCSSNQNRSMEAHNILSKRGFSVRSFGTGTHVKLPGPAPDKPNVYDFKTTYDQMYNDLLRKDKELYTQNGILHMLDRNKRIKPRPERFQNCRDLFDLILTCEERVYDQVVEDLNSREQETCQPVHVINVDIQDNHEEATLGAFLICELCQCIQHTEDMENEIDELLQEFEEKSGRAFLHTVCFY